In Haloarcula salinisoli, one genomic interval encodes:
- a CDS encoding VOC family protein, translating into MDDESLPPETGVGRVALTVRNLGEVTEFYESVVGLVVHERTGERAVLGDGETALLELREDRSTPERPRSAAGLFHTAFRVPSRGGLGDALERLEGQWRLSGTADHLVSEALYCRDPAGNGVEIYWDRPRSAWEETPDGGVRMATEPLDATGVRQAATGEAAVPAGTDVGHVHLEVTDLDAARAFYDDALGMTVRTTYDGALFLAAGEYHHHVGANVWNERSTPASGRGLDWFELCLPTEDAVTAACDRLEGAGYAVEVARDGVRVTDPDGIELHLRS; encoded by the coding sequence GGACGACGAGTCGCTCCCGCCGGAGACAGGTGTCGGTCGCGTCGCGCTGACCGTCAGAAATCTGGGCGAGGTGACCGAGTTCTACGAGTCGGTGGTGGGCCTGGTGGTTCACGAGCGCACGGGCGAGCGAGCGGTGCTGGGCGACGGCGAGACGGCGCTGCTGGAACTCCGCGAGGACCGGAGCACGCCCGAGCGACCGCGGTCGGCGGCCGGCCTCTTCCACACTGCGTTCCGGGTCCCGTCCCGGGGTGGGCTGGGTGATGCCCTGGAACGACTCGAGGGGCAGTGGCGACTCTCGGGGACGGCCGACCATCTCGTCAGTGAGGCACTGTACTGTCGGGACCCGGCGGGGAACGGCGTCGAGATATACTGGGACCGCCCGCGGTCGGCGTGGGAGGAGACACCGGACGGCGGGGTCCGGATGGCGACGGAGCCGCTTGACGCGACCGGGGTTCGACAGGCGGCCACGGGCGAGGCTGCGGTGCCAGCCGGGACCGACGTGGGTCACGTCCATCTGGAGGTGACCGACCTCGACGCCGCCCGCGCGTTCTACGACGACGCGCTGGGCATGACAGTCCGGACCACGTACGACGGCGCGCTCTTTCTGGCGGCGGGCGAGTACCACCACCACGTGGGCGCGAACGTCTGGAACGAGCGGTCGACACCGGCGAGCGGTCGTGGCCTCGACTGGTTCGAACTTTGCCTGCCGACCGAAGATGCCGTCACCGCCGCGTGCGACCGACTCGAAGGAGCAGGCTACGCGGTCGAGGTGGCCAGGGACGGCGTTCGAGTGACTGACCCGGACGGTATCGAACTGCACCTCCGGTCGTAG